A single genomic interval of halophilic archaeon DL31 harbors:
- a CDS encoding transposase (ISH4) (KEGG: hsl:OE8033R transposase (ISH4)) has protein sequence MFPIKTFVSERRAANLLAQVRWRDGVYCPCCRAESVIRYGSYRVFQRYLCKNCDRTFNDQTGTVFEHSAVALRKWFLAVYTYIRFNTSLRQLDVEIDVSYKTIYRRVQRFLRALDAPLPHLEGPVEIDELYVKAGLKGRERDQPSRSRGLSTRGRGTYDKDKPPVFILADRGTGERYVIPAKTADESTIRLLLANRQQESLTVYTDGFRAYEPLEEDDAFTREYVVHGDGEYVDGDVHVNTCESHGSLVRSWLSPHRGVSKDKLTLYLRAFQLRREVFRKPGEEGLKSILAAAL, from the coding sequence ATGTTCCCAATCAAGACGTTTGTCTCGGAGCGTCGGGCTGCGAACCTGCTGGCACAGGTTCGCTGGCGTGACGGCGTCTATTGCCCATGCTGCCGTGCCGAATCCGTGATTCGGTACGGCAGCTATCGAGTGTTCCAGCGATACCTGTGTAAAAATTGCGACCGTACGTTCAACGATCAGACTGGCACGGTTTTTGAACACTCAGCGGTTGCGCTCAGAAAGTGGTTCCTCGCTGTCTACACCTATATCCGCTTCAACACGAGTCTCAGACAGCTTGACGTGGAGATCGACGTTTCCTACAAGACAATCTACCGGCGCGTCCAGCGCTTCCTGCGGGCGCTGGACGCGCCTCTACCACACCTTGAAGGTCCTGTTGAGATCGACGAGCTATACGTGAAAGCCGGACTCAAAGGCCGCGAGCGCGACCAGCCGTCGCGCTCGCGTGGGCTGTCCACGCGCGGGCGTGGAACATACGACAAGGACAAGCCACCCGTATTTATTCTCGCTGATCGCGGCACCGGTGAGCGGTACGTGATCCCAGCGAAAACCGCCGATGAATCGACGATTCGACTCCTACTGGCTAACCGCCAACAGGAGTCGTTGACAGTCTATACTGACGGTTTTCGGGCGTATGAACCGCTTGAAGAGGACGACGCATTCACTCGTGAATACGTCGTCCATGGCGACGGCGAGTACGTTGACGGAGACGTTCATGTGAACACCTGCGAGAGCCATGGATCGCTGGTGCGATCCTGGCTCTCGCCCCATCGAGGTGTCTCCAAGGACAAACTGACGCTATATCTCAGAGCGTTTCAGCTTCGCCGTGAAGTCTTTCGAAAACCAGGAGAAGAAGGTCTAAAAAGTATCCTCGCTGCTGCACTATGA